From Faecalicatena sp. Marseille-Q4148:
AACTTTTGACTTCATCTTTCTCCTCCTAAAGCGTAAGCTTCGCATATTTATTTTTCAGAAGCTGCAGTACTTCCGTATATTTATCGCGGCTCACCATAACTTCCCCCGCATATCCTTCGAAAATCAGAGCAAAATTTTTCGCTTCGTTATCTGCCCGGACATAAGATACTCTGGAAAGATTCACGATAAAAGACTGATAGCACCGGTAAAAATTATACCCTTCCAGAATCTGTTCCAATTCATTCATGGAATATCCGGAAAGAATCATCTCTTTTCCGTCCACCATCACCATCTTGTTCTTTCGGTCCATCCGTTCGATAAAGAGAACCTTATCAATATCCACAAGCTGATATCCGTTTCGCGTCTTGATCATCATAGAACGGTTCACAGATAACCGTTTGTATTGGAGCAGCTCAAACAAATACTGCAGCCGCTTAACCACCCGCTGAAGCACACGGTTATCAAACGGAAGCCGAAAGTATTCATCGCAGCAGCAGTCAAATACCATCCCCGCCTCTAACTTTTCTTCCGAATACAGCGCCACAAAAACATCCGGCTTTATCTGGGACAGATTGTATGCCAGAAAGGAGCCGTCCCCGCTGTATCTTGGATTCCCTGTTCTGATGTTGATAAATACCGCGTCCACCTCGTTCAGACAGATATATTTATTGGCTTCATTGATTCCGTCAAAGGTTTTCACAATATCAAATAAATTATAAAATGCCAGCAATTCTTCCAGCTGTGTACGCAAAGTTTCGTCTTTTTCTACCAAAACAAGCTTCATTTTCATCAATCAATTCTCCTGACCAAATTCTCCAAACGCTTTTTCTAACGCCTGCACATCGCCTTCATAATAGGTTAATAAAAGTGCATAAGGACCGTTTTTCTTCGGCATGATAATCATACCGGAGCCATATAAATCAATCTCTCCTTTTGTCCTGAGACTCTCATATGCCTGATACTCATCAGATTCCGGGGCCAGATTCTCCAGATCCCACCAGTATATTTCGGCTCCGTCATACTTTAGAGCAAGCGTACACAGACCTTCCGCACTGAGCGTCACTTTACTGTCTGCATGGATCAGCCCCTTCTCCTCCAGAAATGAGACGAGTTCATCTACTGTCGTATTCCAGACAGGCGCTTCCCTGTCTTCTTCTTCCGGCACGACTGCTTCTTCCTCCTCCTTTGGAGGCGTAAAGTCTTCGGAAGACGCCACATATCCCACCATCCCACAAAAAAGTAACACGAAAAGCAGGGAAGACACAATCGTAAATTTCTTCATAATCATTCCTTCTTTCTTTTAAGATGCCTCAGCGGACTGCAGATATTCCTGATAAGTCCTGCTTACGGCAAATACTTCTTCATGGGTTCCGCAGGCTTCAAGACGTCCGTGATGCATAACGACCAGATAGTCTGCTTCTGCAATCTCGCGCATATCATGGGCGATGAAAACAATTGTATTGCCTTCCATCTTCTTCCTGATACCATGATAGATCTTCATATATGTGTCATGGTCCAGATTCGCCCCCGCCTCGTCGAGTATCAGATAATCCGGCTTCGCAATCAATGCCCTGGCAATGGCAATCCTCTGTTTCTGACCGCTTGACAAACGGTTCCCCGCCTCTCCAAGAGTCGTATCATATCCGTTGGGAAGCGCATCTATAAAAGAATCCGCTCTGGCTTCTCCTGCCGCTTTTTTCATCTCTTCCTCCGGCGTTTCTCCTTCTGTGCCATACAGAATGTTATCTCGGATCGTACCTGACATCAGCGGATTGTTCTGAAGTACATAGCCAAATTTTTTATGACATTCCTGGGGACTCGTTTCGCATATCTTGTTTCCTCCAACCCATATTTCTCCCGAATCAGGCTGGTAGAATCCCTGTAGCAATTTCATGACCGTAGATTTTCCGGAACCGTTATCTCCGATCACCGTCGTCGTCTTTCCTCCCGGAATGCAAACGGAAAAGTCATGAAGGATTTCTTTTTCACTCCCATATCCAAAGTTCACGTTTTTGAACACAATATCTCTGTTCTCGGATTCTGTCCAGGAATTGCCTTTTTCCGTATGCTCCTCTTCCATATCAAGAATATCCCCGACATGGACAAGTGCGCCTTTCGAACCCATCACGTTCTGCCACACCGTCAAAAGCTCCGCCATATAGAGATTTACCTGCGTCATATAGGTGCTGAACATATTAATCCCTGTCGCTTCCATTTTCCCGGCGTTAATCAATCTGGAACCGCCCACTGCCATTACGACAGTCGTAAGAAGGGAGTATAAGGAATTGGTCAGAACCTGAATCTGCTCCATGAAAGCATAGTATATATCTGCCTTATACCGTGAATCAATTGCCGCATATCCGCTTTCCAGCTCTTTCTCTTCCATTACCTGCGCTTTTACATATTTCCCGGCCGACAGGTGTTCGGAGAAAAAGGTGGTCATTTCATTCAACGCTGTATAGCGCTTTTTCATTATGGTAAACTGCAGCTTGCCGACGATGATAAACATTGCCACCGCAACCGGTATGCAGAGCAAAAGGTATGCTGCGAGAGGCGAATTGTATTGATACAAGATCATACAGGCGCGGATAAATCCGAACAGCGACGCAGCTCCTGAGAATATTCCACTGATCACCAGAGTCGCCTGAGTTACGTCGTTCGTAACGGCCGACACCAGCGAAGACGGCTGTCCCTTTTCGAACTGATCCATCGGAAGATGCAGGATCTTCCTCCACATCGAAAACCTTACCCGCAGGATCACTTTTTGATTGGCATACTCCTCCACAAGCGGTCTCAAAAATCCCAGCAATGCATTAAAGAGCGTAAAAAAGACATAGCCTAAAATAACAGAATTATATAGTTCCCCCTTGTTCACACGGACCAGATACTTCGATACTCTCATTCCGACCTCGGCATAAACCACGCCGCTTCCGAATGCGATCAGGTAGAGCCACCAGGGAATTGAAAGCCTTCTGTAAAAGCTCAGAAAAAATGATATCACATGTTTGTTGTTTTTCATCTGCCCTGTCCCTCACTTCCTATTAATTCTCGGTAATATGTATTCTCGGCATATACTTCCGCCGGTTCTCCCTGACAGATAATCTTTCCGTTATGCATTACTATGATATAATCTGCTTTCTGTACGGTCTGTCTGTCGTGGGCAACCATAAGCACGGTTTTACCTTCCATATGCCGTTTCACACTCTTCCATACCTGATCTTTTCCCCGGATGTCCATAGCCGCGGTCGCCTCATCCATAAACAGATAATCCGATTGTTTTAGAAGCGCCCTCGCAAAAGCAATCCGCTGTTTCTGTCCGCCGGAAAGCTTCTCTCCCTGCTCGCCTACATCCGCCAGGAATCCCTCCGGCTGTTCCCTGATAAAATCCATGATTTCCGCGTCCGTACATGCTTTTTCCAGTTCTTCATCCGTGACTTCTCTCTTAATTCCGAACAGGATATTGTCGCGTATCGTTCCTGCAAACAATGTACTTTCCTGTGTTACATATGAGATTTCGCTTCGGAAGCTCTTGAGCGAATACCGTGCGGTATCTTCGCCCCCAAATAAAATCTTACCTCCCGAAACCGGATACATACGCTCCACCAGATTCAGAAGCGTCGTCTTTCCGCTTCCTGACGGTCCGATAAGCGCCGTCACACGCCCTGCTGGTATCTTCAGATTGAGTTTATCGAATATCGGTTTCTCCTCATAGGAAAAATCAACCTCTTTTAATTCAATATCTCCGCTGAGCCGTTCCACATTCTCGCCGGCTTCTACATCTTCTTCCATTTCTTCCATAATCTGGGCTACTCTTCTAGTTGCTCCCTGAGACCCCTTAAAAGTTGTCCAATATACACAATACGCGCTGAGCTGATTAACGATGTTTACCGCAAATCCATAATAGGCAATCCATTGGGTAAGCGTCAATGCGCCAGATGAATAAAAGTTTCGACCTACCATCACAATCACAATAAACTGCATAGCGCCCACCAACGCATACATCGGAGTGGAGAATCCAAGCCACGCATTCAGAATTGAACTTTTATAGAGCCCTTTCATCTTCTCCTGCCCTGTCTGAAACTCCTTTTCTTCTTTTCCGTAAGATTTGATTAGAAGAAGATTGTTAGTTTTTTCTGCAATTGTCTGTGTTAGCTCTGCATTTTTTTGATTTACCAGATCAAGCACTCCGAACTTCATCTTTCC
This genomic window contains:
- a CDS encoding response regulator transcription factor, with the translated sequence MKMKLVLVEKDETLRTQLEELLAFYNLFDIVKTFDGINEANKYICLNEVDAVFINIRTGNPRYSGDGSFLAYNLSQIKPDVFVALYSEEKLEAGMVFDCCCDEYFRLPFDNRVLQRVVKRLQYLFELLQYKRLSVNRSMMIKTRNGYQLVDIDKVLFIERMDRKNKMVMVDGKEMILSGYSMNELEQILEGYNFYRCYQSFIVNLSRVSYVRADNEAKNFALIFEGYAGEVMVSRDKYTEVLQLLKNKYAKLTL
- a CDS encoding ABC transporter ATP-binding protein, whose amino-acid sequence is MKNNKHVISFFLSFYRRLSIPWWLYLIAFGSGVVYAEVGMRVSKYLVRVNKGELYNSVILGYVFFTLFNALLGFLRPLVEEYANQKVILRVRFSMWRKILHLPMDQFEKGQPSSLVSAVTNDVTQATLVISGIFSGAASLFGFIRACMILYQYNSPLAAYLLLCIPVAVAMFIIVGKLQFTIMKKRYTALNEMTTFFSEHLSAGKYVKAQVMEEKELESGYAAIDSRYKADIYYAFMEQIQVLTNSLYSLLTTVVMAVGGSRLINAGKMEATGINMFSTYMTQVNLYMAELLTVWQNVMGSKGALVHVGDILDMEEEHTEKGNSWTESENRDIVFKNVNFGYGSEKEILHDFSVCIPGGKTTTVIGDNGSGKSTVMKLLQGFYQPDSGEIWVGGNKICETSPQECHKKFGYVLQNNPLMSGTIRDNILYGTEGETPEEEMKKAAGEARADSFIDALPNGYDTTLGEAGNRLSSGQKQRIAIARALIAKPDYLILDEAGANLDHDTYMKIYHGIRKKMEGNTIVFIAHDMREIAEADYLVVMHHGRLEACGTHEEVFAVSRTYQEYLQSAEAS
- a CDS encoding ABC transporter ATP-binding protein → MERVFGKDRGSMGSFFRMLQKARLPYLWILAYIAITALLTNVGISVTEYTAELFAGNVNFGTVVLPFLAFTLLSQLISSVSKIMSNLCVARIDRNIRKMIWSKTVRLPLRYYEKNNPKEMISRITTDITAISQLIMQVFVVILTSAYTLVITLRKIGSYDQKLMIALIVVLPLNLVIAFVMGKMKFGVLDLVNQKNAELTQTIAEKTNNLLLIKSYGKEEKEFQTGQEKMKGLYKSSILNAWLGFSTPMYALVGAMQFIVIVMVGRNFYSSGALTLTQWIAYYGFAVNIVNQLSAYCVYWTTFKGSQGATRRVAQIMEEMEEDVEAGENVERLSGDIELKEVDFSYEEKPIFDKLNLKIPAGRVTALIGPSGSGKTTLLNLVERMYPVSGGKILFGGEDTARYSLKSFRSEISYVTQESTLFAGTIRDNILFGIKREVTDEELEKACTDAEIMDFIREQPEGFLADVGEQGEKLSGGQKQRIAFARALLKQSDYLFMDEATAAMDIRGKDQVWKSVKRHMEGKTVLMVAHDRQTVQKADYIIVMHNGKIICQGEPAEVYAENTYYRELIGSEGQGR